The sequence below is a genomic window from Terriglobales bacterium.
TGGCGTAGTCGAAGGCGTACTTGAGGATGCGCTCCACCCCTTTGCGCGTGTTCACGTCCTCCTGCACCGCGACTTCATCCGGCGTCCCCGGCTTGAACACGCCGCCCACGTCCACGTACAGGCCTTCGGTGTTCTCGCGGATGACGGTGAAGTTCACGTCCGCGGGCTCCACGTTCTTCAGTGGGCACAGCGCGGCGTCCAGCAGGTGGACCGGGCGCACGTTGGCGTAGAGGTCCATCCGGAAGCGCATGCCCAGCAGGATCTCTTTGGCGTGGATGTTCGTGGGCACGCGCGGGTCGCCGAAGGCGCCCAGGAAGATGGCGTCAAAGTCGCGCCCCAGTTTTTTGAAGCCGTCGGACGGCACGGTGACGCCGTCCTGGAGGTAGCGGTCCGCGGACCAGTCGAACTCCTCGAACTCGAGCTGGGCGCCCGTGGCCTTCACCACTTCGAGCGCCGCCCCCAGCACCTCTTTGCCGATGCCGTCCCCGGGAATGACTGCGATCCTGTGGCTCACGCTAAGGAAGATACCAGCGAGTCCCCGCCCGTGGGAAGTGGCAGCGGGCTTTATAATCAATTGTTTGGTGATGACCCGCACATTTCTCAGTGAGCATCTGGCGGCCCGCGGCGCGCGCTTGGGGGAATACGGCGGCGCGGAGACCGCCTCCGCCTTCGGCGATCCGCAGGCCGAGTTCGTCGCGCTGCGCTCCGCCTCGGGCGTCT
It includes:
- a CDS encoding isocitrate/isopropylmalate family dehydrogenase; translation: MSHRIAVIPGDGIGKEVLGAALEVVKATGAQLEFEEFDWSADRYLQDGVTVPSDGFKKLGRDFDAIFLGAFGDPRVPTNIHAKEILLGMRFRMDLYANVRPVHLLDAALCPLKNVEPADVNFTVIRENTEGLYVDVGGVFKPGTPDEVAVQEDVNTRKGVERILKYAFDYA